One genomic segment of Oreochromis aureus strain Israel breed Guangdong linkage group 9, ZZ_aureus, whole genome shotgun sequence includes these proteins:
- the LOC116312677 gene encoding receptor activity-modifying protein 3-like, translated as MDINEFAVLKLFVVGVLINVGMMRGLSASDSFSTEPTPPRVRKVCNESRLQWEVEVCGEGFKEDMTHIDPQNWCNLTHFISEYHLFTLCTETKSQIVDCYWPNPLVERYIIHIHKHFFSNCTIDQPLWIDPPDDTLTILILIPVFLTLAMIGLVVWCSKRSDILA; from the exons TTAATGTCGGGATGATGAGAGGACTGTCAG CGTCCGACAGTTTCAGCACAGAGCCCACTCCCCCGCGGGTGAGGAAAGTCTGCAACGAGTCCCGTCTGCAGTGGGAGGTGGAGGTCTGTGGAGAGGGATTCAAGGAGGACATGACTCACATAGATCCACAGAACTGGTGTAACCTCACACACTTCATCAG TGAGTAccacctcttcaccctctgcACAGAGACAAAGTCCCAGATCGTCGACTGCTACTGGCCCAATCCGCTGGTGGAGCGCTACATCATCCACatacacaagcactttttttccaACTGCACCATAGACCAGCCGCTGTGGATCGATCCCCCGGACGACACCCtcaccatcctcatcctcatcccCGTTTTCCTCACCTTGGCCATGATTGGCCTGGTGGTCTGGTGCAGCAAGCGGAGTGACATCCTGGCTTAG